The genomic interval CCGGCCATCAGGCGCGGGATCTCGGTACGCACCCAGTCCACCTCGGCCTCGGGCACTTCGAATACCAGTTCATCGTGCACCTGCATGATCATCTTGGTGCCACGTTTTTCGGCATCCAGCGCCTTTTGCACCGCCACCATGCTGAGCTTGATGAGATCGGCCGCCGTGCCCTGCATGGGGGCGTTGATGGCGGCGCGCTCCAGGCCGGCCAGCACCGCGCCTTTGGCGGTCTGGATGTTGGCCAGCTGCAGGCGGCGGCCAAACACGGTTTCCACGTAGCCCTGCTGCTTGGCCAGGGCGCGGGTGTCTTCCATGTAGGTTTTGACACCCGGGTAGCGGTCGAAGTAGCGGGCGATGTAGTTCTTGGCGGCGGTGTTGTCGATGCCCAGGTTCTTGGCCAGGCCGTAGGCGCTCATGCCGTAGATCAGGCCGAAGTTGATCACCTTGGCGTAGCGGCGCTGCTCGCTGCTGACCTGCTCTACCGTGACACCAAACACCTCGGCGGCGGTGGCCCGGTGCACGTCCAGCCCGTCGGTAAAGGCGCGCAACAAGGCCACGTCGCCGCTGATGTGGGCCATGATGCGCAGCTCGATCTGCGAGTAGTCGGCGCTGGCAATCACGTTACCGGGTGCGGCCACAAAGGCTTCGCGCACGCGGCGGCCCTCGGGGGTGCGCACGGGGATGTTCTGCAGGTTCGGGTCGTTGCTGCTGAGCCGCCCGGTCACGGCCACGGCCTGGGCGTAGTGGGTGTGCACCCGGCCGCTGCGCGGCAGGATCAGCAGAGCCAGCTTGTCGGTATAGGTGCCTTTGAGCTTGGACAGGCTGCGGTGCTCCAGCAGCTTGGCGGGCAGTGGGTAGTCTTCGGCCAGCTTTTCCAGCACTTCTTCGTCGGTGCTGCGCGCGCCGGTGGCGGTTTTCTTGACCACCGGCATGCCCAGCTTGTCGAAGAAGATTTCGCCCAGTTGCTTGGGGCTGCTGAGGTTGAAGGGCTGGCCCGCAATCTCGTAGGCCTCGGCCTCCAGCTGCACGATGCGCTGGCCCAGGGCGTGGCTTTGGCTGGCCAGCGTGGCCGCGTCGATCAGCACGCCGTTGCGCTCGATGCGGTACAGGGCCTCGCTGCTGTCAATCTCCAGCTGGTAGATGAAGGCCAGGGCGGGCACCGTCTGCAGCTGCGGCCAGAGCACGCGGTGCACCGCCAGGGTCATGTCCGCGTCTTCGCAGGCGTACTCCGACGCTTTCTCCACATCCACCTGGTTGATGGTGAGCTGGTGCACGCCCTTGCCGCACAGGTCTTCAAAGCTGATACCACTGCGGCCCAGGTGGCGCTCCGCCAGGCTGCTCAGGCCATGGGGTTTGTGCACTTCCAGCACATAGCTTTGCAGCATGGTGTCGTGCGCATAGCCCTGCACCTCGATACCGTGGTTGGCGAATACATGGCGGTCGTATTTGATGTTCTGGCCCAGTTTGGGCAGGGCCGGGTTTTCCAGCCAGGGCTTGAGCCGGGCCAGCACCTCGTCGCGCGGCAGCTGGGTGGGCGCGTCCGGGTAGTTGTGCGCCACCGGGATGTAGGCGGCCTCGCCCGGGGTCACGCAGACGCTGATGCCGACGATCTCGGCCACCATCTCGTCGATGGAGTTGGTCTCGGTGTCCAGCGCCACCAGCTCGGCGGCTTGCAGCCGGGCCAGCCAGGTGTCGAAAGCTTCCCAGGTCAGGATGGTCTCAAACCCGGGCGTGCGGGTGGGGGTGGCGTCGGCAGCGGCGGGTTCGTCGAACAGGCCGGGCCCGGAGGGCTGGGTCTTGGGCGTCTTCTCCGCCGTGGGGGCAGGTTCTGCGGCGGCGGCGCTGTCCAGGTTGCGGGCCAGTCCCTTGAAGCCAAACTTTTCATAAAAAGCCTTCAAAGCGTCCGTATCGTGGGCGGTGAAAGCTATCGAATCCATAGCAGGCAGGCCATCGATGTAGCCCGCCAGTTCGCAGTCGGTCTTGATGGTGACCAGGCGGCGGCCCTGCGGCAGCCAGTCCACGGCGTTGCGCAGGTTTTCCCCGGCCACGCCCTTGATCTCGGTGGCCCGCTCCATCAGCGCGTCCAGCGAGCCGTATTCCATCAGCCACTTGGCGGCCGTTTTGGGGCCGACCTTGGGCACGCCGGGCACGTTGTCCACGGTGTCGCCCACCAGGGTTTGGTAGTCAATCATCAGGCTGGGCGGCACGCCGAATTCCTCGGTCACCCCGGCCACGTCGCGGCGCTTGCCGTTCATGGTGTCGATGATGGTGACGTGTTCGTTCACCAGCTGGCTCAGGTCCTTGTCGCCGCTGGACACCACCACCTCAATGCCCTGGTCGCCGGCCATCCGGGCCAGCGTACCGATCACATCGTCGGCTTCCACCCCCGGCACCGCCACCACCGGCCAGCCCATCAGGCGGATCACCTCGTGCACCGGCTCGATCTGCGTGCGCAAATCATCGGGCATGGGGCTGCGGGTGGCCTTGTAGGCGGGGTACCACTCGTCGCGGAAGGTGGGGCCCTTGGCATCGAACACGCACACGGCGTAGTCGGCCCGCACCTCTTTGCGCAGGCTGTTCATCATGTTGATGATGATGCGGATGGCACCGGTTTTTTGCACCGTGCCATCGGGCAAGGTGGTGCTCATGGTTTCACCACCGGCAAAAAAGGCGCGGTACAGGTAGCTGGAGCCATCGACCAGCAGCAGGGTTTTCTTTGTCATGGCGGCATTTTGCCTGCGGGGACGGCGTTTGCCTTGGCGGTGAGGGGGATTTCTGTGTCTGGGGGTTTTGGGGCAGTTTCTGAAGGATGAATGGGCTGCCGGTGCTTATGGGATGGGCGTGAGTAGCTCCTGTTTTTTACTATCAAAAAAGGAGTGCCGCAGCGCAAAAAAAGCCGCCAGCGCACATCACTGTGCCCTGGCGGCCCGTTTTTCAGGGGCGCAGCCCCCGTGGCTTTGGTTTCTTACGATGCGGCCATCAGCTTCTCACGTGCTTCGTCGTAGGCGCGCTTGGGCACTGGCACGGCGTTGGGGTTGCCCAGGTCCACCATGTGGACGCGGTAGGTTTCGCGGGCGGTGAAGGCGGCGATGGCAGCCACCACCGTCACGCCCAGGGTGATGCAACCCACGGTGAACGGAATGTCCATGGCTCCGGGAGGCGCCACATAGGTGAACAGCGCGGGCAGCATGGCGGTGACCAGGGTGCCCAGGTTTTGCGAAATGGCCATGCCCGAAACCCGGGTGCGGGTGGGGAACATCTCGGGGTAGAAGCTGGGGAAAATGGCGTTGTAGCCCTGGTAGACGATGCCCCACATCAGGATCGACATGCAGATCGCCAAAGGCACGCTGTGGATGCTGATGGCGTACAGGTACAGGAAAGACAGCAGGCCCGAAGCGATGGCACCCACGATGATGGGCGGCTTGCGGCCAATCTTGTCCGACAGGTTGCCCACAAACGGAATCACCAGCACGG from Comamonadaceae bacterium OS-1 carries:
- the polA gene encoding DNA polymerase I; the protein is MTKKTLLLVDGSSYLYRAFFAGGETMSTTLPDGTVQKTGAIRIIINMMNSLRKEVRADYAVCVFDAKGPTFRDEWYPAYKATRSPMPDDLRTQIEPVHEVIRLMGWPVVAVPGVEADDVIGTLARMAGDQGIEVVVSSGDKDLSQLVNEHVTIIDTMNGKRRDVAGVTEEFGVPPSLMIDYQTLVGDTVDNVPGVPKVGPKTAAKWLMEYGSLDALMERATEIKGVAGENLRNAVDWLPQGRRLVTIKTDCELAGYIDGLPAMDSIAFTAHDTDALKAFYEKFGFKGLARNLDSAAAAEPAPTAEKTPKTQPSGPGLFDEPAAADATPTRTPGFETILTWEAFDTWLARLQAAELVALDTETNSIDEMVAEIVGISVCVTPGEAAYIPVAHNYPDAPTQLPRDEVLARLKPWLENPALPKLGQNIKYDRHVFANHGIEVQGYAHDTMLQSYVLEVHKPHGLSSLAERHLGRSGISFEDLCGKGVHQLTINQVDVEKASEYACEDADMTLAVHRVLWPQLQTVPALAFIYQLEIDSSEALYRIERNGVLIDAATLASQSHALGQRIVQLEAEAYEIAGQPFNLSSPKQLGEIFFDKLGMPVVKKTATGARSTDEEVLEKLAEDYPLPAKLLEHRSLSKLKGTYTDKLALLILPRSGRVHTHYAQAVAVTGRLSSNDPNLQNIPVRTPEGRRVREAFVAAPGNVIASADYSQIELRIMAHISGDVALLRAFTDGLDVHRATAAEVFGVTVEQVSSEQRRYAKVINFGLIYGMSAYGLAKNLGIDNTAAKNYIARYFDRYPGVKTYMEDTRALAKQQGYVETVFGRRLQLANIQTAKGAVLAGLERAAINAPMQGTAADLIKLSMVAVQKALDAEKRGTKMIMQVHDELVFEVPEAEVDWVRTEIPRLMAGVADLKVPLLAEVGVGPNWDKAH